The following coding sequences are from one Pocillopora verrucosa isolate sample1 chromosome 5, ASM3666991v2, whole genome shotgun sequence window:
- the LOC131788968 gene encoding protein mono-ADP-ribosyltransferase PARP14, producing MTAALSSHELFEMLQSLSEKQPEEVHRKDWGVGSEIYCTVEEDAATSPSSLPQPVQPVAEEQLEEVFCVKWGSASDMHWQLDDTKSAIYKYLLEYGQGEFPSHKKILKQLKKNLARFKDEDQLRDTMTSVTEERSSTFHALIAEVASHVIVATVRLKQPGLRKFYSNGIGKHVMTSVERKHSCLIEILDDKTQATSSDEIETCFDSALAEFEKISDVFKTHMGSPKIVDEKVWRERSWKRTFPELSADRSESTWIKNTQICVCMGDVTKETTDSLLIINTNTLELKKGGQLNKSLDHAAGPTVRNECKHIISRDGAQLPGNIVMTGGGDLPSKNIIHVIAYPGSPQILDLQMGVKMGLKFADERGMGSIVLPAIGAGAMGLSPSNSARVLSRGILSFLETPPRTIREIRIVLFNADLLSTFRDELKNEFAPIQALEGFSPLSMPAEEEDCMTEMTPSVVEFPKECGNTPPTKTAEFRVYGKDRKCVTTVINSLRGKFMKYCTVQKVTHKEIPRLIQSCWAWLRHVASKHDTDIKKDEQNRTLIVGGNSDDVCVVVSCIRQKIDQLIENQQVLEKRKLMTQYMRWHYVILDQEIPVNEVVSSMIEEAWTKKQDGVAFCMSNNTYKVNFKSMTVVSSDMKYQPLRLSRKLFTETGVVTPDSWSTQPFFADGKPFPVAMFTVAPSADMEYQSVANTFYSTGGPGTIVSIERVQNPCLYTQYIAYKQEVERTNSRFDRYVRNELQLFHGTKGSNVNSINRQGFNRTFSGTMHGAAFGNGVYFASRASYSKGYTAPDKNGLRHMYLARVVVGFYTLGQRGLLVPPAISSHEPEVLFDSVVDNTENPSVFVVFRDAQCYPEYLITFKT from the exons ATGA CTGCAGCTCTATCTTCTCATGAGTTATTTGAGATGTTGCAGTCGCTGTCTGAGAAACAACCCGAGGAGGTGCATAGGAAAGACTGGGGCGTAGGTTCGGAAATATATTGTACCGTTGAAGAAG ACGCAGCAACATCTCCAAGCAGTTTACCTCAGCCAGTACAACCAGTAGCTGAAGAACAGCTAGAGGAGGTGTTTTGTGTGAAATGGGGTTCAGCTTCTGATATGCACTGGCAACTGGACGATACTAAAAGCGCTATTTACAAGTATCTGTTAGAGTACGGTCAAGGAGAATTTCCATCCCACAAGAAAATTCTAAAACAGCTAAAAAAGAACCTGGCGCGGTTTAAAGATGAGGATCAACTCCGTGACACAATGACGAGCGTGACGGAAGAAAGGTCGAGCACTTTTCACGCACTCATCGCTGAGGTCGCGAGTCACGTAATCGTTGCAACCGTGCGTTTGAAACAGCCAGGTCTGCGAAAGTTTTACTCCAATGGCATCGGAAAGCACGTAATGACTTCTGTGGAGAGGAAACATTCTTGTTTGATAGAGATACTTGACGACAAGACACAGGCTACCTCCAGTGACGAGATCGAAACTTGCTTTGACAGTGCCTTAGCAGAGTTTGAGAAGATCTCGGATGTTTTCAAAACACAT ATGGGTTCTCCAAAAATTGTGGACGAAAAGGTTTGGCGCGAAAGGAGCTGGAAACGAACCTTCCCTGAACTGTCAGCGGATCGCAGTGAGAGCACATGGATTAAGAACACGCAGATATGCGTATGCATGGGCGATGTGACGAAAGAAACAACTGACTCTTTGTTGATCATAAATACAAATACACTGGAGCTGAAGAAAGGTGGTCAGTTAAACAAAAGTCTCGACCATGCTGCTGGCCCTACTGTCCGAAATGAGTGCAAGCACATCATCTCCAGAGATGGTGCGCAACTTCCCGGCAACATAGTAATGACAGGAGGTGGGGATCTCCCCTCTAAGAACATAATACATGTCATCGCTTACCCAGGCTCTCCGCAGATCCTGGATCTTCAGATGGGAGTGAAAATGGGTCTAAAGTTCGCAGACGAAAGAGGAATGGGTTCTATAGTTCTACCAGCGATAGGCGCGGGGGCCATGGGACTGTCACCATCAAACTCGGCCCGGGTTCTTTCAAGGGGAATTCTAAGCTTTCTTGAGACGCCCCCACGGACCATCAGAGAGATAAGAATTGTCCTATTCAACGCAGATCTATTGTCGACGTTTCGCGATGAGTTGAAAAACGAATTCGCCCCCATTCAAGCCCTTGAGGGCTTTTCCCCGCTTTCTATGCCTGCTGAGGAAGAAGACTGTATGACTGAGATGACACCTTCGGTGGTCGAATTTCCCAAAGAGTGCGGAAACACTCCGCCGACTAAGACGGCAGAGTTTCGAGTGTATGGAAAAGATAGGAAGTGCGTTACCACTGTCATAAACAGTTTGCGTGGCAAGTTTATGAAATATTGCACAGTACAAAAAGTAACTCACAAAGAGATTCCTCGGTTGATTCAAAGCTGCTGGGCGTGGCTTCGACACGTGGCATCAAAACATGACACGGATATTAAAAAAGATGAGCAAAACAGAACTCTTATAGTAGGCGGCAATTCAGACGATGTTTGTGTGGTTGTGAGTTGTATTCGGCAGAAAATCGATCAGCTCATCGAGAATCAGCAAGTACTTGAAAAACGTAAATTGATGACGCAGTACATGCGGTGGCATTATGTTATCCTTGACCAGGAAATTCCTGTCAACGAGGTAGTCAGCTCAATGATAGAAGAGGCGTGGACTAAGAAACAAGATGGAGTTGCATTCTGTATGAGTAATAACACTTACAAAGTGAATTTTAAGTCCATGACTGTTGTGTCGAGCGACATGAAATACCAACCACTCCGGCTGAGTCGGAAGTTATTTACAGAAACCG GTGTTGTCACTCCAGATTCTTGGTCAACGCAACCTTTCTTCGCAGACGGAAAACCATTTCCAGTTGCCATGTTTACCGTTGCCCCTTCCGCAGACATGGAGTACCAAAGCGTTGCCAACACGTTTTATAGCACTGGTGGCCCGGGTACGATAGTCAGCATCGAGCGTGTTCAGAATCCATGTCTTTACACGCAGTACATCGCTTATAAGCAGGAGGTTGAGCGGACAAACAGTCGATTCGATCGATACGTAAGAAACGAGTTACAACTGTTTCACGGGACGAAAGGTTCGAATGTTAACTCCATTAACAGGCAAGGATTCAACAGAACCTTTTCTGGAACGATGCACG gagCGGCCTTTGGCAATGGGGTGTACTTCGCATCTAGAGCGTCCTATTCTAAGGGCTACACGGCCCCGGATAAAAATGGACTGAGACACATGTATCTGGCTCGAGTCGTTGTGGGTTTTTACACCTTAGGACAGAGAGGGCTACTTGTTCCTCCCGCGATATCCAGTCATGAACCAGAAGTTCTTTTTGATTCTGTAGTGGACAACACGGAAAATCCATCCGTTTTCGTTGTATTTCGAGACGCGCAATGCTATCCGGAATATCTCATCACTTTTAAGACTTGA